AGAGTACTCTGCGTCGTTGCCGTGGTCAACACGGCTGAAGATCGCCATTGGAGCCGCCAAAGGTTTGGCCTTCCTCCATGACGCCACCAAGCCCGTCATCTATCGTGACTTCAAGACCTCCAACATACTGCTTGACACGGTACGTACGTGATTAATCGATTATATGTGCAAGCTACGACTGTAACTAAATTACGACCATAAGAAAAATCACCTTGCATCATTTTGACACAAGAAAATCAATAAAAGCTTCTACCTACGAATAAAAAAGTGAATATGGGGACATACTATCACAAAGAATGCAACGTTTCTAAGAAGTGCCAAATGACTTGTATAATTTTGTAGAATTACAATGCGAAGCTTTCTGATTTTGGTCTAGCCAAGGATGGGCCCGACGGAGAAGAGACACATGTCTCCACACGAGTCATAGGTACACAAGGCTACGCTGCACCAGAGTACATCATGACCGGTACATGAGACTATGTATAATTTTTGTATGTCTAAGATTCATATAAAACCAACTTCAAAACTAAAAGGGTGCATAATTTTTGCAAACATGTTTTTTTGCTAGGTCATCTTACAACGAAGAGCGATGTGTATAGCTTTGGTGTGGTGTTGTTGGAGCTCCTGACGGGGCGGAAGGTGGTTGACAAGAACCGGCCACCCCGAGAGCAAAGCCTCATCGAGTGGGCACGGCCGTACTTATTGCATGACTCCTCACGCCGACTAGAGCGCGCCATCGACAAGAGCCTAGATGGACAATACTCGCGTCTAGCTGTCCAGAAGGCCGCAGCTATGGCCTATCAGTGCCTAAGTGTCAGCCCAAAATCGCGGCCGCAGATGTCGGCCGTCGTGGAGGCTCTGGAGCTATTGCTCACCATGGACGATGTCGCCATCGAACCGTTCGTGTACATTGTGCCATCGGAGAACAAATGACTTTTAACGATGATGTGTAACATACCATCAGATACAGTTTATATAATTAGTCTATGCACGTTAACTTCATTAAGTGTTGGGTATCCTCCTCATGTGGACTGTGAGAAGTGGCCTTATCAAATATCAACCCTTCGAGGTGGTCCAAATAGGTGCAAGAGCTCACTCCTCATTGGGATATGACCGAGGATCATTTTGTACATTGCACATGAGAGGAGAGATAGAGAGAGGGTAAGCCTCCCACCTAGTCGTCATTAGATGAAGTGACGAAAATTCATGTTAGACTAGaacagaaaaacaaaacaaaaatgaaggAGAAGCTCAAATCAATTGCTGGGCGCTTCCCATAAGGTTGTCAAGACGATATCTCCTTCTAGCTGTAGTTCCACCGTATTTGGTGAGATTGCTTCTATCTCTAAGTCTTGAGTTCCAAATCTTGTTGTTGGCACCCAAAATCCATGTATATATTGATGTATGATATCCTCTAATGCTCTCTAGAGAAGAACAAGTTATATCCCCAATTAATAATAGTGGAAGAAGATTTGGTTGACTTTAGCCCGTGGTTTTTTCTCCCAAGTTGAGAAGTTTTTGATGTAAAAAGGATTGGTGTCAATTGATTTACTACTTCTGCAGCTACGTGAGAATTTCTCTCCCTACCTAAGACATCCCCTATGGCAGGTTATTCACCGGAGAAAAGATGACTATTAATGATGACGTGTAACATCTCATCGGTTACACTTTATACACGTGTCTATGCATATTAATTAACTTAATTAAGCATACAATAATTttagaaaaataaataaaataatattACTAACATATTCATTGTATTCATCCACTAGGTGCAGTAATTTTACCCCTTCTATCAAAATCTGTTATTTATCTCCATATATGGTAAATCTAGAACTACCCAAAATAACATCACTTTTTTGAAAAACTTAACACCTAAACAATGTATCTATTGGTGAATAGAGAAGTGAATTTACTACTGGGAGAGGTAAAGAGCCAGTTGTCATCATCCACCGAGCGGCCTTTACCTGGCGCCGCCCGGCAGAGGCAGAGTCAGTGGGGGTGAAGGGAGATGGGGATGGTGGCGACTAGGGTTTTCCTCAGCACCCCCTGCCCACAGCGACATGGACTGGCAACATAACCATATCTTTAATATTTCAAAAATGCCAATGATAAACATTTCTGGTATATATTTATGACAAGTTTTGACGAATAGAGATGTCCTGAGTGACATTTGTCGTTGTGGCTATGTTTGCTGGACATATGCATCTCTGATGCAGGGATGATGAAGCTTCCAATTTCTTACAAAAAGAGATATTTCCGTCAGGATGTGGTGTTTCAAAACTCATGAAGCTGAATAGTCACTTGTCAAGCTCACATAGATTACCTCTGATCAAGCACAGCCATGGCAACTTCGATTCAGAATCTAATGCCTAGCCAAACAAAATTCAAAGTTCAACACTCAACAAATTCCAAGAAGAATTTCCTGATTTTTTTTCTTGCTACCAGGCTACTTGACCTCATTCCAGAGTTCAGGCCTTCTGTTTGAGACCAACTGGGTTCTGAACTTCTGCTAACTGGTAATACTCACAACTGCCATCAATGGATTTGCATGCAATGC
This region of Lolium perenne isolate Kyuss_39 chromosome 2, Kyuss_2.0, whole genome shotgun sequence genomic DNA includes:
- the LOC127335204 gene encoding serine/threonine-protein kinase RIPK, translated to MVKTSWSALLGLGCFSSHHGDDSGRPPKPAPLPDDDVDGPMKTAGSGMMPSPEDLSMSLAGSGVEAFTVDELRTATRDFSTSNFVGEGGFGPVYKGYVDERLKPGVRAQAVAVKLLDLEGSQGHKEWLAEVVLLGQLRHPHLVKLIGYCYEDEHRLLVYEFMARGSLEKHLFKKYSASLPWSTRLKIAIGAAKGLAFLHDATKPVIYRDFKTSNILLDTNYNAKLSDFGLAKDGPDGEETHVSTRVIGTQGYAAPEYIMTGHLTTKSDVYSFGVVLLELLTGRKVVDKNRPPREQSLIEWARPYLLHDSSRRLERAIDKSLDGQYSRLAVQKAAAMAYQCLSVSPKSRPQMSAVVEALELLLTMDDVAIEPFVYIVPSENK